The sequence CTGCGTGTTCGTACACCTTTCCGTGCTTCTCCTTCCATGATTGGAAGAGCTCCGGGATTCTCTTTTCAAGAACAGGGTAATCGCCGATGATCGAGAACTCGCTGGGGAGTAGTGGGGAAGAAGATATTAGCTGATAAGGTAATATCGAAGCTACGATAATTGATATCAAGATCGGAAGGAGAAATTGGTGCCCCATGAACTCCGATCTTCATTGACTGTGGTTTGGTTTCATGCCTTTGAGAGGTTGAAGAATTAAAAGTGTTAGTTACCAACCAGTCAGCTCATTCATTAACTACTACTGAGTCACTGGCCCTtcattaaaaagaaaaaagaatagCTGATGGGGTTTTGGGTGGGAATTGGTATTATATCACATGGATTgggttttttttgcaattttagtttATCGAATTGGTTTAAAGACCTTTTGCTGGGTTGCATGAAGAAGCCAAAAATAGCCCATCAAGATAAGATAAAGGCCGATGATCAGGCGTTATATTAGCCGGATTTATTTTTgcactttattattattattttatttttcgaatCCGAAACCTTGTTACGGAAGAAAATTAGAATATAATTGGagtgtttttgtttatttatttttttattgactAAGAGTACTAATTAGGTTTTGATTGGATAAGGAGCAAAACGTGTATGATATAAATTGGTAGGTGCCATTAACCATTGAGAATTCATGGGTCCAGAATTAATGGCGCTATGAATTTACGGGACCCAATTTCTAGttatataagttataaataaacATGCTTAAGAAATGGGTATATAACTATATATTCCATTTCACAACATGGGTAACATTAATGTTAGATACCGTTTGGTTTTATGGATGAGATGTATGAGAGATGAATAGAAGTGTaataaaaacatgataaaatatgaataaacaATACATAGATATGAACAATATGttgtttttgtatgtttttaattttgtaggattattgtgtttattactATAGAATCTCTTAATGActctttttaatttttactcATCCTTCATTAATACATGGGTTGAAAGAGATTTTTCATCAAGCTCACATACAATGTCATACCGGGCCATGAGATGACATTgagttaacaaaaaaaaaaaaagaaacatgaaatgagtaaaaatttatggatcATCTCACTTTCATCCAATGTACCAAGCGACATCTTAAAATTTTGATGTGGTATATCATGAATAGTTAGATTCACTATTAGGTAATACTCATAGAGTAGGTTAAACTCTCTCGATATATGTATACTGCAATAGGAAAATGTAAGTTTTAATTAgaaaacatataatattgtgTACCACCAAAAGATTTCGATATTTTTATTGAGTAATACATACATGAGATACGCTACTGTGTATCTATAGATTTCAATGATGTTCGAATTGTTTGTATATTAGTGATGGATATTGTTTGTATGTTAGTGATGGAAAAGGGAGTGTTTGATGAGTAGAATCCACATGCTGTAGGAATTTGGATATGTGTGCTTTTATTTAGACgtgttaatttttatttattaatttatacatGATTGAATGCACGTGGAAGCTGCGAGGATGGTTCCTACTTTCAGGAATTCGGATTATATTCGTCTTTTCTTAACTTGAAAAGAAAACACCAAAACAACTGAAAGTTACAACTTTATCCATTTGCCTTCCTTCACGAGGGAACCCTAGCTCCTTTCATTTAGATGAATGGCGGGGATATTGTAATTTACTACTTTAGTCTTCAGTtgatatatttttagttttagtattttaattttccagagttttattttaattaaataacttGAATTTTTTGGTTTTGATGTAATTTAGTCTGTCGAATATTGTACGTGCGTCGACATGTAGTCAGTAGTATATATATTGATTTCAGTCTGAGTCCCTCCAATTAACTTTTTCAATTTTGTAGAGGAGCGGGGGTTTGAACCCCAACACATcaataaatcttttttttttattgaaaacaTTTATTGAGGAGTTGGGCTCCTTTCATTTTATCGAGAGGCTGGGCTTGACCTTTGAGGGGCCAGAGTCCAAGATCTAATTTTGttgtaaaaattaatattttatttttgtaaaatattttgttattttctgtagtatgattttttttttttttttgtttttgaataaagcttgtaatattttgagtatttgtcattattttttaaaaaaaaaaatcatttcccCTTTTTATGTATGGATGAATCTTTGTTTCATTTCTGTAAGTTCCAAAGTAGAAACAGATCTCTAGATTACTTTAAATTCCCATAAAAATGGCAATACCTACGTACGAGCGACAAATCGTCTCGTGCTCTTCATGTTTCATTTACCTATGTCAAATTGGAAACCCCCCAGGAATATCGTACTTGAATCCATTTTTATTTTCTACTTTCGGATTACAAAATTTTGTCAGTTAAATGGCCCTTTTTCTTTTGTGCTTCCAAGGTACAAAGCCTCTGTGCACATACATCCAAACGTACAACTCTCTGATGCACTACTATTGAAATCCATCGGACAACCCATGATCCCCTCAATTTCCTCCACAATATCCAAATCTCCTTTAATAATCCATTGCTTCAATCTTACTAATCACATTGCTATcccggttttttttttttaaaaaaaaaaaaaatagttctcTCGTGAGACGGTCTAACGATTCTTTATTCATGAAAAAATAGGTCTCTCGTGAAACGGTCTAACGATTCTTTATCCATGAGATTAGTCAACTCAACTCATATttacaattaaaattaatatttttaacgtaaaatataataattttttcattGATGATACAAATAAAGTATTTGTGAGACTGTTTACAAGAGTTTTTGTGCTAAAAttattcttcttattttttaatatttatatttttgaaaattatcatTTTAACCCACAAATTATACTAAATCACCCCAtagaagtgaaaaaaaaaaaacaaaaaaaaaaaaaaaaaaaaaaaaaaaagaaccccAAGTTTACTCTCTGCACATATATATGAATATAACATTCTTTGACCCCTATCCCATATGGACCCTTTATCTCCATCCTCCACATGTTGCCCACTAACAACCATTAAATGGCCTGGGTCCTCATGTTGGATTAGACATTAAAATGGCAACAATTAAGCAGGATATTGTTCGAGTAACCTGCCTTGAACCGATTTAATTAGTTCCTTTTTTTTTCATCCGGTTTGAAAAGTCGGCCCACGGGGTAAGATATACATCAAATCGGTCATCTTATTATAACAATTCTTTTTCTCCGTGTCATTTTCTTCCTTTTGAATTTCTTCACTCGGAGTTAACTCGGACGGGACTTATGGTAAAGCACATGGATTTCAACTTGGAGAAAACTTTGATCATTTTTATAAGTGGACTAAAATTGCCGAGAATAAATTGCAAGGGCATTtccttttttaatttttcttgttttttgcCTAATACTTGgacttacttttttttttttaaagggttgACCCCGAATGGGACCTCATTCCACATGAGTTAGAggctcattggctcatgcggagggtaaatcgagggatgtgcacgagcggcacaGACCTGAATGAGGGAGCACATGGTCcaatccccagagcataccccccacaatatttcagcaggaaatatgctccacacgaggatcgaactcGCAACGATGGAGAATTTCTTCCCACGTCGGCAATTTTATGATATCCCacattgaaatattaaactaataaaGAGTTAGTTATAAACTCATGAGGCAACCCCACCCAATAGGCAAGCCTTTTGGAATAGACACCTCATGAGTTTATAACCTAACATGCTGGCATGTAATGCCTTAACTCTTAACGTGTTGAATTTAGACGTCTCGTTCAACTcttaagaagaagaaagaaaaatgaaataatattttaaatatgtttaTCTACTAATTTgttgaattttgagtttttattcACTGAgttttaaagtttaattttgataaactaactttttattttttttcttattttggtTCAGTTGCTTATATAGCGCCGAAAAATACCGACGTGAAATCAGAAGATAATGAGTTAATGACATGTTTTTGGAAATTGCCGACTTGTGAAGATGTCACATAACATATTGAACTAAAATTGTAGAAATCTAAAAGTTAGcgtatcaaaataaaaaaaattgaacaaaTTAACGGGAAAAAATGTTTTCCCTTAAATTAATGTCAcggtttttattttttgaaaaacaataaACTAGCTAGATAGCGAGAATCGTCATAGGAAAACGTTTTTATCTTGGGTTAACTAAAGAAGACAACCGACCACACACAAGTCAAAGCACTTTGAAAAGCCTAAAATTAAATCCCCGATGATCACTTTCCAACGAAAGCCACATTCCACATGGTTTTGCTTAGGGCTCAATACGGAAATATCACTGACACTCTCAAAAGAAAAAGGTCCACTTATCCATCTCCAAAACCACAAATAATTCTAAATGTAAAAGATGAAAATATATGACAAATATAATCGACCCATTTGTTTCCCCTTCTTCACACACTACACGACTCACAAACCCCATATATCTCattccttttcttcttccctTTAATCCACATATATATAGAGCTTTTTACCATGTCTTGCCTATCTTCCATGATACGGACAAATCGACGACGTCTTGACAAGTGTCGCGTATCCATTCAAACACGTGTGCTCGGTCGATTGGATTAGTTGGATACACCAATCATGGAGGAACATGTGTCTCCACATAAGCCCCCAGCCCTTGGCACCCTACCCAAACATTATTGAACGTCTAAAGGTGGGGAGGGATGGGAAGAAGTGTAGGATTTAATTGATGGATCCAAAGGCAAAGTACAAATGTGGTGCAATCATTAAATCACGCCATTGATTTTATTCCAAGGAAGTGAGAACCCAAAAGAATATAATTATACATTTTGACATCGTCAATAGTAACCCCCTTTACATTAAAGATGATTTTCTCAAAGCaaattttgttatttgtgtAAAATAAATGTAATTTAAATGAGACTATAGTGTATGTTCTTCATAATATTGTACGTCATCTCTATCTCTAtatctttattttaaattataaatttaataaaccgaatatatataaataagtgCATCAACAACTCATCAAACTCACGACTTTTGTTTTCAACCTCCCACTACTTTttacacaaaaaatatatataaataaaaaaaaaattataaaagagaagaaaaggaaacaacccttttatttatttttctcaatcttgaaaATATTCACTTGATGAGAGAAAAAGAAGAGGGAGAGAGCTAGAAATGAAAAACGCAATCAGATGCTGCATATCTTGCATTCTGCCATGCGGGGCACTGGACGTTATCCGAATCGTGCATGCTAATGGCCGCGTCGAAGAAATCAGTGGCACTGTAAAAGCAGCTGAAATCATGAAATTGCACCCCAAACACGTCTTAAAGAAGCCATCAAAGGCTTCGTCTTCTGATGAAGGTGTGTGCCCCAAAATCGTCGTCGTTTCTCCGGACGCCGAGCTTCAGCGTGGCAAGATTTATTTCCTCATGCCTCTTCCTCCGGCGCCGGAGAAAACCCGATCGAAGAGGAGAAAGAAAGAGTTTTCTGATAATAACAACACTACTACGGAGAACGCTGCCGGAGCTGGCAGCAATGTTTCAGCCACAAATCTACTCATTTCCGATCGCTATTTGAGTGAGATTTTATCGGAGAAGATTTCGACGCAGAGGGATCGGCGGCGAGGCCGCGTCGGCGTGTGGAGGCCCCATTTGGAGAGCATTTCTGAGACCCTTTCTGAAGCCTGATTAATTCAAATCATTCACGccagtaaatttttttttccttctccctttttctttaattttcctCGATGTTATTTTCATTACGGTAGTAGTTCACTTATAGGGTTTTCGAAgctaaaatatttgattttcttGATCGTCTGTCTTTTTATTTTCCCTTTCATCCTTTTCCTTGTACAtaagaattcaagaaaaaaaaaaaaaagagcaaaaaatcaaaattgatcAGAGTTACCGTGATCTTATCAAGTTGATGAGGCACGGAATTCAGGATTTGATATCACTTATTAGTTATCTTATATTTAGAGATTGGTATtgaatatgatcccacttctaCTGTTcaatcatcattttttttttgtaatttacccccaaaatttaattttatcgatcttttatttctttttttttttcctcgtCTCTTTTTAAACGCAGTGTGTATAATAATTTGAGGTGATCGTGTATGTTTATCTTGTATAAtttcataataatatttatgtGCTCCACCCATCAATTggtataataaaaatattaataaacatGTCCCATTATAATTATTTCATTGTGGAAAGAAACACAATCAGTTTCCATGTTTCCTGGTTCTAGTTCCCTTTTCTGCCGGCACCACTAGCTGCAAAGTAATTCTCATATATAGAGGTATATATATACTCActtaaacacacacacacacatatgtatacaTTAATAATTATCACGAGAATAAATGATCAAAgctgctttaaaatttaaaatatgatttaatatttatatgtagcACATTAGAAGAAGTTAATCATTTTTTAGAACCGCATTTGTGCGCCTTTCATTAAATTATTGCATCTTGTACGGTCTTATATATCTATTAtataatcaataataatttttcatcaATCTTTACCTCACAATTAAACACAGaaaaatgtgtgtgtgtgtgtgtattaaattatgttgatacTGATGGAATAATAGTCCCCACAGTGGTTAGGATGGAGATAAATAATGGAGTTATAGCTCGCATCTGGCAAGTGGGCAGTGCCTTTAGGAATTGGGttatatattgtatataaaAGAGATGGATTACGTATATGATAGATGCCAATAGCATCTTCAAAAGGTGATTTACAGCAAagggttttttatttttatttttattgttattattattatatattcgGATCGATCCATTTGGTACAGGCTAGCTAGGTAACTCTCCCATCATTAGGGACCTCCTAAAAAGTTTACACATTTGTTGGAATCCAATCCAAGCGCATCAAATTGCATGTTAATTTAATGTTTATCATATTCATGTTCATTATAATAAGGTCAATGTGTCGAATATGATCAATATTATGGTGGTGACTTATTATGGGTCGTTTTTATGAAAACTTTGAGAAGTGGAACTCCGAATAAACATTCATT comes from Henckelia pumila isolate YLH828 chromosome 4, ASM3356847v2, whole genome shotgun sequence and encodes:
- the LOC140866998 gene encoding uncharacterized protein, which produces MKNAIRCCISCILPCGALDVIRIVHANGRVEEISGTVKAAEIMKLHPKHVLKKPSKASSSDEGVCPKIVVVSPDAELQRGKIYFLMPLPPAPEKTRSKRRKKEFSDNNNTTTENAAGAGSNVSATNLLISDRYLSEILSEKISTQRDRRRGRVGVWRPHLESISETLSEA